A stretch of DNA from Candidatus Binatia bacterium:
ACCGGTACCCCATCGGTGCGAGCCGCCTGGAGGCAAGCCAGCGTCGCCGCCGCTTTCGTCATGCCGCGGAAGGTGATGGGCTCAAGCGGGCTGGACTCGGTCAGCGGGTGCGATTGGGGCCCGTATTCCAGTGAACTGCTCAACTGCACGAATTTCTCGCTGCCAGCGGCGCGCACGGCTTCGAGAAGATGGAAGGTGCCAAGCACGTTGCACTCCATCGCGCCATGACGCTGGTCTTCTGTTCGCGGATGACCTCCCCCGCCCACGGCGCAATTTACGACCCATTGCGGACGCAGGTCGCTCACCAGATCGAGGACCGGGTCGCGTTGCCCGAGGTCGACGGCATGGACATGTATGCGTCCCCGCAACTCCTGCAATCGCCAGAGATCTCCGTCCGGGCGAACGCAAACATGCACCTCATCCCCACGCTCCACCAGTTGGTGTGCCAGATTCGCACCTACGAAGCCCCCGCCGCCTGTGATCAAAACCCGCTTCACCATAACCTCGGTTGCCTTCTGGCCCAAAAGTACCCGCGATGCAATCTCATCATGTCAGCTCTGGTGGCGACGGCTGTAGAGCCATGCAGTAAACATCACAAGGATTGTCAAGGCACTCACCGCCGCACCAAGATAGAGGGAAGTCGGGCGGTAGCGATAGACGATGCGGTGGGTGCCCCGTCCGATGGCGATGCCTCGGTAGAGTACGTTGGTGCGGCGAAGCGGAGCGTTCACGCCGTCCACCGTCGCCTCCCAGCCGGGGTAGTAGAGATCCGTCAGGACGACAAGGCAATTTGGGCGCAGGCAGGTTGCCTCAATTACAACTTCTTCTGGCGCGAAGCGGAGGATGCGGGATTCACCGCTCGATGCGGTGGGGCTGTGGTCGGCCAGCGCTCCATGCTCCAGTTCGGGGAGGGCGTCTTCGAGGATTGCGACCTCGCTCGGCTCGAATTCGGCCGAGCGAAGCTGCGCGGCCGCCCGCCGTGCATCGGGCTCCTGTACCGTCCGGGCAACAACCCAAGTTCTGGGCAATGCCGACGGACGCTCGATCACGATGGTTTGCGGTAGGGTACGAACCTCACCACCGACCACCTGTCTGAGTGTCCGCCGTCGGCTTGCCCTGCGGGGGCCGGGCTCTTTGCGGGGCGCGGCGTAGAAACGCACACTCATCAGGTCGAGTAACCGGAGCCGCTGGTTCTGTTGAACTGCTCGGTTGGTTTGGGTGAGAGTGATCGCCCCATGCCAGAACGGCGGCACCTCGTCGCCGAAGAAATAGTCGCGATAGGCCCCGGGGAGCTGCGGATCGTAGTCGGGGACCGTGAACAATTGGTAGAACGTGCCAAGCTTGTAGGAAAGGCCCGACCGTGGGCGATCGCCGGGAAACGCGGCGAAGCTGCCAATTCTTTCGAGAAACACGCGCTCAGTCCCCCCTCGCTTGCGGAGATCCCGGATCAATCCCGGAGGTGCATAAGGCCGGTCGACCTGCAGCACCGGGTGGCTGAACTGGAGATCGGTTCGCGCATAGAGATCGATACCGACCGCGGCTGCGATCAATAGGGGGACGAGACCGAAGACAAGGGAGCGGTCTCGCCATTTGCCGCTGGTGTGCCTGCGCTCGAGCGGGAAGATGGATCCGGAGAACCGCTGAATCCCCTCAACGCCGATTCCCGCAAGGACCGAAAAACAGAAAACCCAGACGAAAAGCATCCGGCTGGGTGAGCGGAACAGGTCGCCCAGAGGCAAGGCGTGATAGAAGGCAAAGATTGGCGTTTTGCCGCCCAGAGTGAACATCCCGGAGACGACCGCGGCGACCAGAAAAAACAGCCACACCTTTCTCCGTTCTCGGTCGGCTCCGCCGGCAACAAGCAGTGGCAGGGCGAAGAGCGAAAGGTAAACAGGCAGGGTCCATGGCTTGGTGGCGCCGAGGATCGGCACAAACCCGGCGAAAATTTCGTGCAAAAGGGCCTTTGTTCCGAAGGAAAACCTGGCGGCTTTCCAAAGGGACAGACCTCCCAGGTCTCGCGTGCCTTGCTGGGCGAGTTCGAGGGCAGGCAGTAGTTGTACGCTCATGAGCCCGACAGCGATGAGTCCGGCTAGTGCACCCAGGCCCGCCGTGCGCAGGCGCTCTTTTCTTGCGCCGAAGGCGAACAGGCAAAAAATCCCCCACGCGGCACCCAGTTGCACGGAGTAGAGGAATCCCTGTGCGTAGCCACCCAGAAAACAAAGAGCGATTACGATCCCGAGGACCAGCACTCGCCGGATCTCCGGGCGCTGCACCAGCCCGATCACGGCCCAGAAAATTGCAGGCAGCCAGACCATCGTCGACAACCACACGGGATGGTAGAAGTCGTTGAAAATCTGCGTGGACAGCATGAAGCTGAATGCTGCCGTGATGCATGCAGCCGTCGACATTCCCAGCCGATTACACAACAACCAGGAAAAGAATCCTGCTGCCGCCAGGTGGGTGATCGCCTGCAGGGCGATCACTCGTGCGGGTGAGGGGGCAAGCTGCAGGAACAGCATATTGGGCGGATAGAACAGGCCCCGGGATTGAAGCGAGCTGAACGGGATGCCCGCCAGTTGGTAGGGGTTCCACAAGGGTAGCTCCCCTGCCTGAATTCGCTGCCAGGCATAGACCACCTCCGGCCACGTAAACCGAAAGATGTCGCTGGCAGCAAGGCCGTACTCCTGCGGTGCATCCAGGTGAATGCGGTGAAACCAGAGGATCGCCGCCAGGAGGCCGAATCCTCCGAGCGCGAGAAGATGCCTGGGCCACCCGGTCTTCATGTCAGCTGGCTCTCTCCAGACCCGCTAGTCATTCGAGCGAATTGCCTCGACCAGCTCCAGGCGGTCGCGTTGGACTTGGTCAGTGCTCCGCTCGCTCAAGCCCTGATAGAGCGCGGTGATCTCCGCGACCACCTCGGCCATATCCCGCGTCTGCGTGTCTCGCCGGAACGAGCGACGACAGAAACAGAAGCCGCTCTCGAGTCGGTGTAGCTCCCGGAGAATCAAGTGTGCCGGGATCGGATCGCCGCGATGGACATCGGTCATTCCCGCAAAGCCGAAACGTGTATCCGGGAAGGCTTCGCGGACCCGTTCTACGGTTCCGTCCGCAACGGCTCGGAAGATGTTGGTGTAGCCCCGGTCGATCGCGAGATCGTTCAGGCCGACGTAGATGAAATCAAGACCCATGCGGCCGAACTCCGGGGCAAGGGATACGGCGGCGTCGGTCTCGACCAAAATCGCGGTTTTGCAGCGACCCGCCACCAACGCGAGAAATCCGCGCACTTCTTCGATGGTGCGCACCATTGGAAGAAAGACGCAGTCCACGCCCACTGCAATCGCCTCTTCCACCTCCTGTGGTGTCTGGTTGCCGAAGGAGTTGATGCGACACCACACGCGGGCTCCGGGTAGCGCTGTTGCTGCTGCCAGATCTTCTCGGCTGGCGGCGTCGATCTCGGTAT
This window harbors:
- a CDS encoding SDR family NAD(P)-dependent oxidoreductase produces the protein MVKRVLITGGGGFVGANLAHQLVERGDEVHVCVRPDGDLWRLQELRGRIHVHAVDLGQRDPVLDLVSDLRPQWVVNCAVGGGGHPRTEDQRHGAMECNVLGTFHLLEAVRAAGSEKFVQLSSSLEYGPQSHPLTESSPLEPITFRGMTKAAATLACLQAARTDGVPV